In Neofelis nebulosa isolate mNeoNeb1 chromosome 10, mNeoNeb1.pri, whole genome shotgun sequence, one DNA window encodes the following:
- the AIP gene encoding AH receptor-interacting protein isoform X1, with product MADLIARLREDGIQKRVIQEGRGELPDFQDGTKATFHYRTLHSDKEGTVLDDSRVRGKPMELIIGKKFKLPVWETIVCTMREGEIAQFCCDVKHVVLYPLVAKSLRNIAAGKDPLEGQRHCCGIAQMHEHSSLGHADLDALQQNPQPLIFDIEMLKVENPGAYQQDPWAMTDEEKAKAVPVIHQEGNRLYREGRVREAAAKYYDAIACLKSLQMKEQPGSPDWIRLDQQITPLLLNYCQCKLVAQEYYEVLDHCSSILNKYDDNVKAYFKRGKAHAAVWNAQEAQADFAKVLELDPALAPIVSRELRALEARIRKKDEEDKARFRGIFSH from the exons ATGGCGGATCTCATCGCAAGACTCCGGGAGGACGGGATCCAGAAGCGTGTGATACAGGAAGGCCGAGGAGAACTCCCTGACTTTCAGGATGGAACCAAG GCCACATTCCACTACCGGACTCTGCACAGCGACAAGGAGGGCACTGTGCTGGATGACAGCCGGGTGCGTGGCAAGCCCATGGAGCTCATCATTGGCAAGAAGTTCAAGCTGCCTGTGTGGGAGACCATCGTGTGCACCATGCGTGAAGGGGAGATCGCCCAGTTCTGCTGCGATGTCAAG CACGTGGTCCTGTATCCGCTGGTGGCCAAGAGTTTACGCAACATCGCGGCTGGCAAGGACCCCCTGGAGGGCCAGCGGCACTGCTGCGGGATCGCCCAGATGCACGAACACAGCTCCCTGGGCCATGCCGATCTGGACGCCCTGCAGCAGAACCCCCAGCCTCTCATCTTCGACATTGAGATGCTTAAG GTGGAGAACCCCGGCGCGTACCAGCAGGACCCCTGGGCGATGACGGATGAGGAGAAGGCGAAGGCGGTGCCGGTCATCCACCAGGAGGGCAACCGGCTCTACCGTGAGGGCCGCGTGAGGGAGGCGGCCGCCAAGTACTACGACGCCATCGCCTGCCTCAAGAGCCTGCAGATGAAG gagcAGCCTGGGTCCCCTGACTGGATCCGGCTGGATCAGCAGATCACACCGCTGTTGCTCAACTACTGTCAGTGCAAGCTGGTGGCCCAGGAGTACTACGAGGTGCTGGACCACTGCTCCTCCATCCTCAACAAGTACGACG ACAACGTCAAGGCCTACTTCAAGCGGGGCAAGGCGCACGCGGCCGTGTGGAATGCCCAGGAGGCCCAGGCTGACTTTGCCAAGGTGCTGGAGCTGGACCCCGCCCTGGCGCCCATCGTGAGCCGTGAGCTTCGGGCCCTGGAGGCGCGCATCCGGAAGAAGGACGAAGAGGACAAGGCTCGCTTCCGGGGCATCTTCTCCCACTGA
- the AIP gene encoding AH receptor-interacting protein isoform X2: MADLIARLREDGIQKRVIQEGRGELPDFQDGTKATFHYRTLHSDKEGTVLDDSRVRGKPMELIIGKKFKLPVWETIVCTMREGEIAQFCCDVKHVVLYPLVAKSLRNIAAGKDPLEGQRHCCGIAQMHEHSSLGHADLDALQQNPQPLIFDIEMLKVENPGAYQQDPWAMTDEEKAKAVPVIHQEGNRLYREGRVREAAAKYYDAIACLKSLQMKEQPGSPDWIRLDQQITPLLLNYCQCKLVAQEYYEVLDHCSSILNKQRQGLLQAGQGARGRVECPGGPG, from the exons ATGGCGGATCTCATCGCAAGACTCCGGGAGGACGGGATCCAGAAGCGTGTGATACAGGAAGGCCGAGGAGAACTCCCTGACTTTCAGGATGGAACCAAG GCCACATTCCACTACCGGACTCTGCACAGCGACAAGGAGGGCACTGTGCTGGATGACAGCCGGGTGCGTGGCAAGCCCATGGAGCTCATCATTGGCAAGAAGTTCAAGCTGCCTGTGTGGGAGACCATCGTGTGCACCATGCGTGAAGGGGAGATCGCCCAGTTCTGCTGCGATGTCAAG CACGTGGTCCTGTATCCGCTGGTGGCCAAGAGTTTACGCAACATCGCGGCTGGCAAGGACCCCCTGGAGGGCCAGCGGCACTGCTGCGGGATCGCCCAGATGCACGAACACAGCTCCCTGGGCCATGCCGATCTGGACGCCCTGCAGCAGAACCCCCAGCCTCTCATCTTCGACATTGAGATGCTTAAG GTGGAGAACCCCGGCGCGTACCAGCAGGACCCCTGGGCGATGACGGATGAGGAGAAGGCGAAGGCGGTGCCGGTCATCCACCAGGAGGGCAACCGGCTCTACCGTGAGGGCCGCGTGAGGGAGGCGGCCGCCAAGTACTACGACGCCATCGCCTGCCTCAAGAGCCTGCAGATGAAG gagcAGCCTGGGTCCCCTGACTGGATCCGGCTGGATCAGCAGATCACACCGCTGTTGCTCAACTACTGTCAGTGCAAGCTGGTGGCCCAGGAGTACTACGAGGTGCTGGACCACTGCTCCTCCATCCTCAACAA ACAACGTCAAGGCCTACTTCAAGCGGGGCAAGGCGCACGCGGCCGTGTGGAATGCCCAGGAGGCCCAGGCTGA
- the PITPNM1 gene encoding membrane-associated phosphatidylinositol transfer protein 1 isoform X1: MGGAEAARGRPSTFRMLIKEYHILLPMSLDEYQVAQLYMIQKKSREESSGEGSGVEILANRPYTDGPGGSGQYTHKVYHVGSHIPGWFRALLPKAALQVEEESWNAYPYTRTRYTCPFVEKFSIEIETYYLPDGGQQPNVFNLSGAERRQRILDTIDIVRDAVAPGEYKAEEDPRLYRSAKTGRGPLADDWARTAAQTGPLMCAYKLCKVEFRYWGMQAKIEQFIHDVGLRRVMLRAHRQAWCWQDEWTELSMADIRALEEETARMLAQRMAKCNTGGEGPEAQAPGKPSAEARAAASHAGTPDGPEAPSGPDASPDASFGKQWSSSSRSSYSSQHGGGVSPQSLSEWRMQNIARDSENSSEEEFFDAHEGFSDSDEVFPKEMTKWNSSDFIDAFASPVEAEGPPDPGTEATKDIGDGARAPRDSEGPDGAGELGAEACAVHALFLILHSGNILDSGPGDANSKQADVQTLSLAFEAVTRVHFPEALGHVALRLVPCPPICAAAYALVSNLSPYSHDGDSLSRSQDHIPLAALPLLATSSSRYQGAVATVIARTNQAYAAFLRSSEGAGFCGQVVLIGDGVGGILGFDALCHSASAGTGSRGSSRRGSMNNELLSPEVGPVRDPLADGVDGLGRASPEPSALPAQRTPSDMASPEPEGAQNSLQAAPSATSSGEPRRASTASCPPAATSEAPDGPTSAARLDFKVSGFFLFGSPLGLVLALRKTVMPALEVAQMRPACEQIYNLFHAADPCASRLEPLLAPKFQAIAPLAVPRYQKFPLGDGSSLLLADTLQTHSGLFLEELEMLVPSTPTSASGAFWKGSELGTDPPAQPAAPSTTSEVVKILERWWGTKRIDYSLYCPEALTAFPTVTLPHLFHASYWESADVVAFILRQVIEKEQPQLTECEEPSIYSPAFPREKWQRKRTQVKIRNVTSNHRASDTVVCEGRPQVLNGRFMYGPLDVVTLTGEKVDVYIMTQPLSGKWIHFGTEVTNSSGRLTFSVPLERALGIGVYPVRMVVRGDHTYAECCLTVVARGTEAVVFSIDGSFTASVSIMGSDPKVRAGAVDVVRHWQDAGYLIVYVTGRPDMQKHRVVAWLSQHNFPHGVVSFCDGLTHDPLRQKAMFLQSLVQEVELNIVAGYGSPKDVAVYAALGLPPSQTYIVGRAVRKLQAQCQFLSDGYVAHLGQLEAGSHPHAPTGPSRAALAKSSYAGAAPVDFLRKQSQLLRSRGPSQVERESPGTPPTTLARGKPRSISLKLDSEE; this comes from the exons ATGG GCGGAGCGGAGGCCGCGCGCGGCCGGCCGAGCACCTTCAGGATGCTCATCAAGGAGTACCACATTCTGCTTCCCATGAGCCTGGATGAGTACCAGGTGGCCCAGCTCTACATGATCCAG AAAAAGAGTCGGGAGGAGTCGAGCGGTGAGGGCAGTGGTGTGGAAATCCTGGCCAACCGGCCCTACACGGACGGGCCCGGCGGCAGTGGGCAATACACACACAAGGTGTACCACGTGGGCTCCCACATCCCAGGCTGGTTCCGGGCGCTGCTGCCCAAGGCCGCCCTGCAGGTGGAGGAGGAATCCTGGAACGCGTATCCCTACACCCGAACTCG gTACACCTGCCCCTTTGTGGAGAAATTCTCCATTGAAATAGAGACTTACTACCTGCCTGACGGGGGGCAGCAGCCAAATGTCTTCAACCTGAgtggagcagagaggagacagcGCATCCTGG ATACCATCGACATCGTGCGGGACGCCGTGGCCCCAGGAGAATACAAAGCAGAAGAGGACCCCCGGCTGTACCGCTCGGCCAAGACTGGCCGGGGACCGTTGGCCGATGACTGGGCTCGCACAGCGGCCCAGACCGGGCCCCTCATGTGTGCCTATAAGCTGTGCAAGGTCGAGTTCCGCTACTGGGGCATGCAGGCCAAGATCGAGCAGTTCATCCACGATGTCG GTCTGCGTCGAGTGATGCTACGGGCCCACCGCCAGGCCTGGTGCTGGCAGGATGAATGGACAGAGCTGAGCATGGCTGACATCCGGGCGTTGGAGGAAGAGACTGCCCGCATGTTGGCGCAGCGCATGGCCAAGTGCAACACGGGCGGTGAGGGGCCCGAAGCCCAGGCCCCTGGGAAGCCTAGTGCTGAGGCCCGGGCTGCGGCCAGCCACGCTGGCACCCCCGACGGGCCCGAGGCGCCCTCCGGCCCCGATGCCTCGCCCGATGCCAGTTTTGGCAAGCAGTGGTCCTCATCTTCCCGCTCGTCCTACTCATCCCAGCATGGAG GCGGCGTGTCTCCCCAGAGCCTGTCCGAATGGCGCATGCAGAACATCGCCCGAGACTCTGAGAACAGCTCCGAGGAGGAGTTCTTCGATGCCCACG AAGGCTTCTCGGACAGTGACGAGGTCTTCCCCAAGGAGATGACCAAGTGGAACTCTAGTGACTTCATTGATGCCTTTGCCTCCCCCGTGGAGGCTGAGGGGCCCCCAG ACCCTGGAACCGAGGCCACCAAAGACATCGGGGATGGGGCCCGAGCGCCCAGGGACTCAGAG GGCCCAGACGGAGCCGGGGAGCTGGGCGCCGAGGCGTGCGCCGTGCACGCCCTCTTCCTCATCCTGCACAGCGGCAACATCCTGGACTCAGGCCCTGGAGACGCCAACTCCAAGCAGGCGGACGTGCAGACCCTGAGCCTGGCCTTTGAGGCCGTCACACGAGTCCACTTCCCCGAGGCCCTGGGCCACGTGGCGCTGCGTCTGGTGCCCTGCCCGCCCATCTGCGCGGCCGCCTATGCCCTCGTCTCCAA cctgaGCCCCTACAGCCACGACGGTGACAGCCTGTCCCGCTCCCAGGACCACATTCCACTGGCTGCCCTGCCACTGCTGGCCACCTCATCCTCGCGATACCAGGGCGCTGTGGCCACCGTCATCGCCCGCACCAACCAGGCCTATGCCGCCTTCCTGCGCTCGTCGGAGGGTGCCGGCTTCTGCGGGCAG GTGGTGCTGATTGGAGACGGCGTGGGCGGAATCCTGGGCTTTGACGCACTTTGCCACAGTGCCAGCGCGGGCACCGGGAGCCGGGGCAGCAGCCGCCGAGGGAGCATG AACAATGAGCTGCTCTCCCCGGAGGTCGGCCCAGTGCGGGACCCCCTGGCAGATGGGGTGGACGGGCTGGGACGGGCCAGCCCAGAACCCTCAGCCCTGCCTGCCCAGCGTACCCCCAGCGACATGGCCAGTCCTGAGCCCGAGGGTGCTCAGAACAG cCTGCAGGCGGCCCCCTCCGCCACCTCCTCCGGGGAGCCCAGGCGGGCAAGCACAGCCTCCTGCCCCCCTGCTGCCACTTCTGAGGCTCCTGATGGCCCCACCAGCGCCGCCCGCCTTGACTTCAAGGTCTCCGGCTTCTTCCTCTTTGGCTCCCCGCTGGGCCTGGTGCTGGCTTTGCGCAAAACCGTGATGCCCGCCTTGGAGG TGGCCCAGATGCGGCCCGCCTGTGAGCAGATCTATAACCTCTTCCACGCGGCCGACCCCTGCGCCTCCCGCCTCGAGCCCTTGCTGGCCCCCAAGTTCCAAGCTATCGCCCCACTAGCCGTGCCCCGCTACCAGAAGTTCCCCCTGGGAGACGGCTCATCCCTGCTGCTGG CTGACACTCTGCAGACCCACTCAGGCCTCTTTCTGGAAGAGCTGGAGATGTTGGTGCCCTCCACACCCACCTCTGCCAGCGGTGCCTTCTGGAAGGGCAGTGAGTTAGGCACTGATCCACCGGCCCAGCCAGCTGCCCCCAGCACCACCAGTGAAGTGGTTAAGA TCCTGGAGCGCTGGTGGGGGACGAAGCGGATTGACTACTCGCTGTACTGCCCCGAGGCGCTCACCGCCTTCCCCACCGTCACGCTGCCCCACCTCTTCCACGCCAGCTACTGGGAGTCGGCTGATGTGGTGGCCTTCATCCTGCGCCAG GTGATCGAGAAGGAGCAGCCACAGCTGACGGAGTGCGAGGAGCCGTCCATCTACAGCCCGGCCTTCCCCAGAGAGAAGTGGCAGCGCAAACGCACGCAAGTCAAGATCCGG AATGTCACTTCCAACCACCGGGCAAGCGACACGGTGGTGTGCGAGGGCCGCCCCCAGGTGCTGAACGGGCGCTTCATGTACGGGCCCTTGGACGTAGTCACGCTCACCGGAGAGAAG GTGGACGTCTACATCATGACGCAGCCGCTGTCAGGCAAGTGGATCCACTTCGGCACTGAGGTCACCAACAGCTCCGGCCGCCTCACCTTCTCGGTGCCCCTGGAGCGCGCGCTGGGCATCGGCGTCTACCCGGTGCGCATGGTGGTCAG GGGCGACCACACGTACGCCGAGTGCTGCCTGACCGTGGTGGCCCGCGGCACGGAGGCCGTGGTCTTCAGCATCGACGGCTCCTTCACCGCCAGCGTCTCCATCATGGGCAGCGACCCCAAGGTGCGCGCCGGCGCAGTGGACGTGGTCAG GCACTGGCAGGACGCCGGCTACCTGATCGTGTACGTAACGGGCCGGCCCGATATGCAGAAGCACCGCGTGGTGGCCTGGCTGTCGCAGCACAACTTTCCTCACGGCGTCGTCTCCTTCTGCGATGGCCTCACCCACGACCCGCTGCGCCAGAAGGCGATGTTtctgcagagcctggtgcaggag GTAGAACTGAACATCGTGGCCGGCTATGGGTCCCCCAAAGACGTGGCCGTATACGCGGCCCTGGGCCTGCCCCCGAGCCAGACCTACATCGTGGGGCGTGCGGTGCGGAAGCTGCAGGCTCAGTGCCAG TTCCTGTCAGATGGCTACGTGGCCCACCTGGGCCAACTGGAGGCAGGCTCCCACCCTCACGCCCCCACGGGGCCCTCCAGAGCCGCCCTGGCCAAGAGCAGCTATGCTGGGGCCGCCCCCGTGGACTTCCTCCGCAAGCAGAGCCAGCTGCTTCGCTCCAGGGGGCCCAGTCAGGTGGAGCGGGAGAGCCCGGGGACACCGCCCACCACCCTGGCCCGAGGCAAGCCCCGAAGCATCAGCCTCAAGTTGGACAGCGAAGAGTGA
- the PITPNM1 gene encoding membrane-associated phosphatidylinositol transfer protein 1 isoform X2, with the protein MLIKEYHILLPMSLDEYQVAQLYMIQKKSREESSGEGSGVEILANRPYTDGPGGSGQYTHKVYHVGSHIPGWFRALLPKAALQVEEESWNAYPYTRTRYTCPFVEKFSIEIETYYLPDGGQQPNVFNLSGAERRQRILDTIDIVRDAVAPGEYKAEEDPRLYRSAKTGRGPLADDWARTAAQTGPLMCAYKLCKVEFRYWGMQAKIEQFIHDVGLRRVMLRAHRQAWCWQDEWTELSMADIRALEEETARMLAQRMAKCNTGGEGPEAQAPGKPSAEARAAASHAGTPDGPEAPSGPDASPDASFGKQWSSSSRSSYSSQHGGGVSPQSLSEWRMQNIARDSENSSEEEFFDAHEGFSDSDEVFPKEMTKWNSSDFIDAFASPVEAEGPPDPGTEATKDIGDGARAPRDSEGPDGAGELGAEACAVHALFLILHSGNILDSGPGDANSKQADVQTLSLAFEAVTRVHFPEALGHVALRLVPCPPICAAAYALVSNLSPYSHDGDSLSRSQDHIPLAALPLLATSSSRYQGAVATVIARTNQAYAAFLRSSEGAGFCGQVVLIGDGVGGILGFDALCHSASAGTGSRGSSRRGSMNNELLSPEVGPVRDPLADGVDGLGRASPEPSALPAQRTPSDMASPEPEGAQNSLQAAPSATSSGEPRRASTASCPPAATSEAPDGPTSAARLDFKVSGFFLFGSPLGLVLALRKTVMPALEVAQMRPACEQIYNLFHAADPCASRLEPLLAPKFQAIAPLAVPRYQKFPLGDGSSLLLADTLQTHSGLFLEELEMLVPSTPTSASGAFWKGSELGTDPPAQPAAPSTTSEVVKILERWWGTKRIDYSLYCPEALTAFPTVTLPHLFHASYWESADVVAFILRQVIEKEQPQLTECEEPSIYSPAFPREKWQRKRTQVKIRNVTSNHRASDTVVCEGRPQVLNGRFMYGPLDVVTLTGEKVDVYIMTQPLSGKWIHFGTEVTNSSGRLTFSVPLERALGIGVYPVRMVVRGDHTYAECCLTVVARGTEAVVFSIDGSFTASVSIMGSDPKVRAGAVDVVRHWQDAGYLIVYVTGRPDMQKHRVVAWLSQHNFPHGVVSFCDGLTHDPLRQKAMFLQSLVQEVELNIVAGYGSPKDVAVYAALGLPPSQTYIVGRAVRKLQAQCQFLSDGYVAHLGQLEAGSHPHAPTGPSRAALAKSSYAGAAPVDFLRKQSQLLRSRGPSQVERESPGTPPTTLARGKPRSISLKLDSEE; encoded by the exons ATGCTCATCAAGGAGTACCACATTCTGCTTCCCATGAGCCTGGATGAGTACCAGGTGGCCCAGCTCTACATGATCCAG AAAAAGAGTCGGGAGGAGTCGAGCGGTGAGGGCAGTGGTGTGGAAATCCTGGCCAACCGGCCCTACACGGACGGGCCCGGCGGCAGTGGGCAATACACACACAAGGTGTACCACGTGGGCTCCCACATCCCAGGCTGGTTCCGGGCGCTGCTGCCCAAGGCCGCCCTGCAGGTGGAGGAGGAATCCTGGAACGCGTATCCCTACACCCGAACTCG gTACACCTGCCCCTTTGTGGAGAAATTCTCCATTGAAATAGAGACTTACTACCTGCCTGACGGGGGGCAGCAGCCAAATGTCTTCAACCTGAgtggagcagagaggagacagcGCATCCTGG ATACCATCGACATCGTGCGGGACGCCGTGGCCCCAGGAGAATACAAAGCAGAAGAGGACCCCCGGCTGTACCGCTCGGCCAAGACTGGCCGGGGACCGTTGGCCGATGACTGGGCTCGCACAGCGGCCCAGACCGGGCCCCTCATGTGTGCCTATAAGCTGTGCAAGGTCGAGTTCCGCTACTGGGGCATGCAGGCCAAGATCGAGCAGTTCATCCACGATGTCG GTCTGCGTCGAGTGATGCTACGGGCCCACCGCCAGGCCTGGTGCTGGCAGGATGAATGGACAGAGCTGAGCATGGCTGACATCCGGGCGTTGGAGGAAGAGACTGCCCGCATGTTGGCGCAGCGCATGGCCAAGTGCAACACGGGCGGTGAGGGGCCCGAAGCCCAGGCCCCTGGGAAGCCTAGTGCTGAGGCCCGGGCTGCGGCCAGCCACGCTGGCACCCCCGACGGGCCCGAGGCGCCCTCCGGCCCCGATGCCTCGCCCGATGCCAGTTTTGGCAAGCAGTGGTCCTCATCTTCCCGCTCGTCCTACTCATCCCAGCATGGAG GCGGCGTGTCTCCCCAGAGCCTGTCCGAATGGCGCATGCAGAACATCGCCCGAGACTCTGAGAACAGCTCCGAGGAGGAGTTCTTCGATGCCCACG AAGGCTTCTCGGACAGTGACGAGGTCTTCCCCAAGGAGATGACCAAGTGGAACTCTAGTGACTTCATTGATGCCTTTGCCTCCCCCGTGGAGGCTGAGGGGCCCCCAG ACCCTGGAACCGAGGCCACCAAAGACATCGGGGATGGGGCCCGAGCGCCCAGGGACTCAGAG GGCCCAGACGGAGCCGGGGAGCTGGGCGCCGAGGCGTGCGCCGTGCACGCCCTCTTCCTCATCCTGCACAGCGGCAACATCCTGGACTCAGGCCCTGGAGACGCCAACTCCAAGCAGGCGGACGTGCAGACCCTGAGCCTGGCCTTTGAGGCCGTCACACGAGTCCACTTCCCCGAGGCCCTGGGCCACGTGGCGCTGCGTCTGGTGCCCTGCCCGCCCATCTGCGCGGCCGCCTATGCCCTCGTCTCCAA cctgaGCCCCTACAGCCACGACGGTGACAGCCTGTCCCGCTCCCAGGACCACATTCCACTGGCTGCCCTGCCACTGCTGGCCACCTCATCCTCGCGATACCAGGGCGCTGTGGCCACCGTCATCGCCCGCACCAACCAGGCCTATGCCGCCTTCCTGCGCTCGTCGGAGGGTGCCGGCTTCTGCGGGCAG GTGGTGCTGATTGGAGACGGCGTGGGCGGAATCCTGGGCTTTGACGCACTTTGCCACAGTGCCAGCGCGGGCACCGGGAGCCGGGGCAGCAGCCGCCGAGGGAGCATG AACAATGAGCTGCTCTCCCCGGAGGTCGGCCCAGTGCGGGACCCCCTGGCAGATGGGGTGGACGGGCTGGGACGGGCCAGCCCAGAACCCTCAGCCCTGCCTGCCCAGCGTACCCCCAGCGACATGGCCAGTCCTGAGCCCGAGGGTGCTCAGAACAG cCTGCAGGCGGCCCCCTCCGCCACCTCCTCCGGGGAGCCCAGGCGGGCAAGCACAGCCTCCTGCCCCCCTGCTGCCACTTCTGAGGCTCCTGATGGCCCCACCAGCGCCGCCCGCCTTGACTTCAAGGTCTCCGGCTTCTTCCTCTTTGGCTCCCCGCTGGGCCTGGTGCTGGCTTTGCGCAAAACCGTGATGCCCGCCTTGGAGG TGGCCCAGATGCGGCCCGCCTGTGAGCAGATCTATAACCTCTTCCACGCGGCCGACCCCTGCGCCTCCCGCCTCGAGCCCTTGCTGGCCCCCAAGTTCCAAGCTATCGCCCCACTAGCCGTGCCCCGCTACCAGAAGTTCCCCCTGGGAGACGGCTCATCCCTGCTGCTGG CTGACACTCTGCAGACCCACTCAGGCCTCTTTCTGGAAGAGCTGGAGATGTTGGTGCCCTCCACACCCACCTCTGCCAGCGGTGCCTTCTGGAAGGGCAGTGAGTTAGGCACTGATCCACCGGCCCAGCCAGCTGCCCCCAGCACCACCAGTGAAGTGGTTAAGA TCCTGGAGCGCTGGTGGGGGACGAAGCGGATTGACTACTCGCTGTACTGCCCCGAGGCGCTCACCGCCTTCCCCACCGTCACGCTGCCCCACCTCTTCCACGCCAGCTACTGGGAGTCGGCTGATGTGGTGGCCTTCATCCTGCGCCAG GTGATCGAGAAGGAGCAGCCACAGCTGACGGAGTGCGAGGAGCCGTCCATCTACAGCCCGGCCTTCCCCAGAGAGAAGTGGCAGCGCAAACGCACGCAAGTCAAGATCCGG AATGTCACTTCCAACCACCGGGCAAGCGACACGGTGGTGTGCGAGGGCCGCCCCCAGGTGCTGAACGGGCGCTTCATGTACGGGCCCTTGGACGTAGTCACGCTCACCGGAGAGAAG GTGGACGTCTACATCATGACGCAGCCGCTGTCAGGCAAGTGGATCCACTTCGGCACTGAGGTCACCAACAGCTCCGGCCGCCTCACCTTCTCGGTGCCCCTGGAGCGCGCGCTGGGCATCGGCGTCTACCCGGTGCGCATGGTGGTCAG GGGCGACCACACGTACGCCGAGTGCTGCCTGACCGTGGTGGCCCGCGGCACGGAGGCCGTGGTCTTCAGCATCGACGGCTCCTTCACCGCCAGCGTCTCCATCATGGGCAGCGACCCCAAGGTGCGCGCCGGCGCAGTGGACGTGGTCAG GCACTGGCAGGACGCCGGCTACCTGATCGTGTACGTAACGGGCCGGCCCGATATGCAGAAGCACCGCGTGGTGGCCTGGCTGTCGCAGCACAACTTTCCTCACGGCGTCGTCTCCTTCTGCGATGGCCTCACCCACGACCCGCTGCGCCAGAAGGCGATGTTtctgcagagcctggtgcaggag GTAGAACTGAACATCGTGGCCGGCTATGGGTCCCCCAAAGACGTGGCCGTATACGCGGCCCTGGGCCTGCCCCCGAGCCAGACCTACATCGTGGGGCGTGCGGTGCGGAAGCTGCAGGCTCAGTGCCAG TTCCTGTCAGATGGCTACGTGGCCCACCTGGGCCAACTGGAGGCAGGCTCCCACCCTCACGCCCCCACGGGGCCCTCCAGAGCCGCCCTGGCCAAGAGCAGCTATGCTGGGGCCGCCCCCGTGGACTTCCTCCGCAAGCAGAGCCAGCTGCTTCGCTCCAGGGGGCCCAGTCAGGTGGAGCGGGAGAGCCCGGGGACACCGCCCACCACCCTGGCCCGAGGCAAGCCCCGAAGCATCAGCCTCAAGTTGGACAGCGAAGAGTGA
- the CDK2AP2 gene encoding cyclin-dependent kinase 2-associated protein 2 isoform X2 encodes MGYVQAMKPPGAQGSQSTYTDLLSVIEEMGKEIRPTYAGSKSAMERLKRGIIHARALVRECLAETERNART; translated from the exons ATGGGTTATGTGCAG GCAATGAAGCCACCGGGCGCCCAGGGCTCCCAGAGCACCTACACGGACCTGCTGTCGGTCATAGAGGAGATGGGCAAAGAGATCCGGCCAACCTATGCTGGTAGCAAGAGCGCCATGGAGCGTCTGAAGAGAG GCATCATCCATGCCCGGGCCCTAGTCAGAGAGTGCCTGGCAGAGACAGAGCGGAACGCCCGCACGTAA
- the CDK2AP2 gene encoding cyclin-dependent kinase 2-associated protein 2 isoform X1 produces MSYKPIAPAPSSTPGSSTPGPGTPVPTAGSVPSPSGSVPGAAAPFRPLFNDFGPPSMGYVQAMKPPGAQGSQSTYTDLLSVIEEMGKEIRPTYAGSKSAMERLKRGIIHARALVRECLAETERNART; encoded by the exons ATGTCCTACAAACCCatcgcccccgcccccagcagtaCCCCCGGCTCCAGCACCCCTGGGCCCGGCACCCCGGTCCCTACAG CCGGAAGTGTCCCATCGCCATCGGGCTCGGTGCCGGGAGCCGCTGCCCCTTTCAGACCCCTGTTTAACGACTTCGGACCGCCCTCCATGGGTTATGTGCAG GCAATGAAGCCACCGGGCGCCCAGGGCTCCCAGAGCACCTACACGGACCTGCTGTCGGTCATAGAGGAGATGGGCAAAGAGATCCGGCCAACCTATGCTGGTAGCAAGAGCGCCATGGAGCGTCTGAAGAGAG GCATCATCCATGCCCGGGCCCTAGTCAGAGAGTGCCTGGCAGAGACAGAGCGGAACGCCCGCACGTAA